In one Nicotiana tomentosiformis chromosome 6, ASM39032v3, whole genome shotgun sequence genomic region, the following are encoded:
- the LOC138894367 gene encoding uncharacterized protein, which translates to MAKTSQTIPQKDKTSSSKCAADDTPAKPRPEECVPRACVLTSDFKVDKGSSMPGRCEPVSSLGKDAALRPLSNEEEISASVPKPVKENKRKRASIPEDPKPKKRMAHKTNKNVIPLTVESVLCIRDEEEEEEEEEEEEEEEEEEEEEENDESALVVRMKRTTDASLAAGSMMLHEALPRTGDIPEKDSGRVP; encoded by the exons atggcaaaaacgtcACAAACCATCCCTCAGAAAGATAAAACTTCATCTTCAAAGTGTGCCGCCGATGATACGCCGGCaaaaccacggcctgaggagtgcgttcctagGGCGTGCGTCCTTACTTCTGATTTCAAGGTCGATAAAGGATCATCGATGCCTGGTCGATGTGAACCGGTATCGAG tttgggtaaagacgcggctttgaggcccttgtccaatgaGGAGGAAATTTCGGCCTCTGTTCCAAAGCCggtaaaggaaaataaaagaaaaagagcctccattcccgaagatccaaaaccgaagaagaggatggCTCATAAGACGAACAAGAATGttattcctttgaccgtggaatccgtTCTGTGtataagggatgaagaagaagaagaagaagaagaagaagaagaagaagaagaagaagaagaagaagaagaagaagaaaacgatgaGTCTGCATTGGTGGTCCGAATgaagagaaccaccgatgcctcattggcggctggatcgatgatgctccatgaggctctgcctcgaactggagatataccggagaaagattcgggtagagtccccTAA